The DNA segment TCCCCATGGCGCAGCAATGGCCGGCCGAAGGCATCGCCCGACTGATCCTCGAAGGCTTCGATGATTACCGTGAACATTTCCGCCAGATCACCGATGGCGCCCGCGCCCGTTTCGAACAGGCGCAGTGGCCGGCGACCCAGCAGGCCGCCGCCGAGCGGATCGCCCTCTACGAGGTGAAGGTCAGCGAAACCAGTGAGCGGCTGCGCGCGGCCTATGCAACGGATGAACTGCTGGATGTGCAACTCTGGCCGCTGGTGAAAAGCGCCTATATCGGCCTGATCGACCTGCGCCTGGACGATGAGCTTTCCGAGACCTGGTACAACTCGGTGTTCTGCAGCCTGTTCAGCCATGACCTGATCAGCGACGGCTGCATGTTCATCCACACCACCCGACCCTCGCTGCGTGCCCATGAGCGAGCGCCACAGACCCGCAGCTACCGCCCCGAAGGCCGGCTGCATGCCGCGCTCTCGGCGATACTCGATGACTTTCGATTCGACGTGCCCTACGACGATCGTGCGGGTGACCTGGAACGCCTCGAAGTGCAACTGCGCGAGAACCTGCCGGACTGGGTGTGCAAGGACCCGGAGCTGTGCATCGAGCTGTTCGCCTCGCCGCTCTACCGCAACAAGGGCGCCTACCTGGTGGGGCGCATCAACACCCGCGATGAGCAGTGGCCGCTGGTGATTCCGCTGCTGCACCGCGAGGACAAGGGCATCCAGGCCGATGCCCTGATCACCGACGAGGCGGAAGTCTCGATCATCTTCTCCTTCACCCGGTCCTACTTCATGGTGGACGTGGCGGTGCCGGCCGAGTTCGTCGGCTTCCTCAAGCGCATCATGCCGGGCAAGCACATCGCCGAGCTGTACACCTCCATCGGCTTCTACAAGCACGGCAAATCGGAGTTCTACCGCGCGCTGATCAACCACCTGGCCAACACCGACGACCGCTTCATCATGGCGCCCGGGGTGCGCGGGATGGTGATGAGCGTGTTTACGCTGCCGGGCTTCAATACCGTGTTCAAGGTGATCAAGGACCGCTTTGCCCACGCCAAGACGGTCGACCGTAATACCGTGATCGAGAAGTACCGGCTGGTGAAGAACGTCGACCGGGTAGGGCGCATGGCCGACACCCAGGAATTCGCCGATTTCCGCTTCCCGAAATCCAAGTTCGACCCGGACTGCCTGGCCGAGTTGCTGGAGGTGGCAGCTTCGACCATTGCACTGGAGGGCGACGTGGTGCTCATCCGCCACTGCTGGACCGAGCGCCGCATGACCCCGCTGAATATCTACCTGGAGAGCGCCAGCGATGCACAGGTACACGAGGCGCTCTACGACTACGGCCTGGCCATCAAGCAGCTGGCGGCGGCGAACATCTTCCCCGGCGATATGCTGCTGAAGAACTTCGGCGTCACCCGCCACGGTCGTGTGGTGTTCTACGACTATGACGAGATCTGCTACCTCACCGAGGTGAACTTCCGCGTCATCCCGCCGCCGCGTTATCCGGAAGACGAAATGTCTGCCGAGCCCTGGTACTCGGTGGCGCCCAACGACGTGTTCCCGGAAGAATTCCCGCGCTTCCTCTTCGCCGATATGGGCCAGCGTCGCCTGTTCAACAAACTGCATGGCGACCTCTACGACGCCGATTACTGGAAATCCCTGCAGGGCGCCATCCGCTCCGGCAAGGTGATCGACGTCTTCCCCTACCGGCGCCAGGAACGGGAACTCACCGAGGCCATCCAGTAAGGGCCATGGTCGAGCACATTTTCTCCCGCGCGACCTGGCTCAACTCCCTGCACATGTCGGCGCTGACCGTGGCGCTGTTGCGGGAGGAGGGCATCGATGCCTGCGACGTGCTGGCCGGCAGCGGAATCAGCGAGCAGGACCTCGTCGAACTGCAGAAGCTGGTCAACCCCGAGCAGGAGCAACAGGTCTACGCCAATGCTGTGCGCCTGGCACCGCGTGCGGTCCTGGGTTTGGCTCTCGGTTTGCGCACACGCATTTCCGCCTACGGCCTGCTGGGCTACGCGATGCTCTCCGCGCCGACTTTCGGTGAAGCGCTGCGTGTCGGCCTCAGCTACCCGGTGTTGCTGGGGACTTATTTCCGCCTGGCCCTGGAGCAGGATGGCGACACCGTCTGGCTGACGGCCACCGGCTACAGCGAGGACGAATCGCTGCGCGCCTTCAACACCGAGCTGTGCCTGGGCTCGCTCAAGGTCACCTTCGCCGATCTGCTCGGCCAGGCGCTGCCGCTGCGTGCGGTGCATCTGGACTACCCGGCCAGCGCCGGCATGGCACGGCCCTACGCGCGGGGTTTCGGCTGCCCGGTGAGCTTCGGCGCGCCCCACAGTGCCATGGGTTTCGACGCCGCCTGGCTGGCGCGGCGTTTGCCGTTGGCCGACCCGGTGACCCACAAGGAAATGCTCGAACAGTGCCGTCGACAGAATGTCGAGTTCGCCGCCCGCCGCGCCTGGCTGGAACGGGTACGCGGCCTGCTCGCGGCGCGTCTGCAAGACCCGCCGGGGCTGGAAGAACTGGCCCGGCAGATGAACTGTTCCTCCCGCAGCCTGCGCCGACATCTGGCCCAGCAGCAGACCAGCTACCAGCAGTTGCTGGACGAACTGCGCTTCACCCGCGCCAAGGAAATGCTCCAGAAAGGCGACATCCCCATCTACCGCATCGCCGAAGAACTCGGCTTCAGCGAAACCGCCAGCCTGCGCCACGCCTTCCAGCGCTGGAGCGGCCAGCCGCCGAGTCATTTCCGGGGGTAGTGGAGGGGAGCAGGGAGAACCTGTGGGGGCGATTTCAATCGCAATGCGGACCGCAGGTCCGCCCTGCTTGGCCAAAGGGGACAGCTGCGCTGCCCTTGGCGAATGAATTCGCCCCTACAAGGATTCGCGTCCTTGTGCCGGTTCATTCGCAAATGAGAAGCCTAATAGCTGATATTCAATCCGAGGAAAAATCGGCGCCCTGGCTGATGACATTGCTTGTGCTCGTTGACGCTTTGATTCCGGGAATTTTCTGAATCAGTTACAGACGTGCCTCGGCCCGAGTCCCATCTGGCATGGTTCATCTCCTTTTTTGTGCAATGACGAAAAGGAGGAGCCATGAAACAGTTGGAAGGTTGGGCACCGCCCACAGGTATTTGGGGGCCTTGGGTGGTAATCGCCGAGCAGATGGGGGGGCCGCTCTCTTACAAGGTTGAGTTCGATACGTCGTCAGGATCCTCGACCTTTGACGCTGAGGTACGTTACTTCCAAGGGGCGACTGAATCGAGCGACATAGTGGTGGGGCCCGGTACCCACACCTTCACCAGCGGTATCTGTGCGTGCGTTTCCCGGATCAGGTTCAGAAGTCACAGCTTGGGCCAGGTCATTACGGTCACTGTTTATTGAGAGGACATGATGAAGTCGCTTTTCTTTCTGCCGCTATTCGTACTTGTTGCTTCGGGCTGCGTCTCTGCGACTTCTGAAGGTGTTCTGTTCAATATCGATGACAAGGATTACTTGCTAACCCGTGAATGCGTGGAGAATTCCATGGTCATGCGGGACCAGGGGCAGCGGTCCTATGTGCACGTGGCGCTGAATGATGTCTGCGCGAAGTCATTGGCCGACTTCCTGAACTCCCATCGTGGAGGATTGCTGTCGGTGTCCGTGAATGGCCGCGATTTGTCACGTTCACTGCCGATCATGGGCGAGTTCCAGGCCAGTAGCTTGAGAATCGCAAGCCCGGATGAGGAGCTGGCTAATGAAGCTCAACGTGTCTTGTCCCTGCGGTCGAGCCGTTGAGCGGTGCTCATCGCGAATGAATTCGCCCCCACTAGGTTCTACGTTGTTGTGGGGGGGGCGTAGGTTGGTCAGAGCGCAGCGAAGCCCAACAGCGGAGTCATCGGCGGGCCAGGATGTTGGGCTTCGCGTAGCTCAGCCACAACCTACGGGGCCAGCGAGATGCAGCGACATGGAAGGAGTTGCTGGCCATTGAAGTTGGCCATATCGATCCCCTATTGGCCGCCCGAACCTCTGCGCAAATACCCCCGATCCCCCACAGAATCCAACCACCAATAACAAGACCCGGATGAGGTGCCCTCCATGCTGACCGTCTATAGCGACGATCACCGTCTCCACTTTGGCCAGTCGGAACTGGTCGATGGCAAGCTCCAGCCCTGCTTCGAAATGCCCAGCCGCGCGGATACCGTGCTGGCGCGCGTTCGCCAGCAGAACCTCGGGGAGGTGATCGACCCGCGCGACTTCGGGCTGGAGCCGGTCCTGCGTGTGCATGACGCCGCTTATGTGGAGTTCCTCAAGGGCGCCTGGGATCGCTGGGCCGCCGAAGGCCACAGCTGCGACATGCTCCCCTCCACCTTCCCGGCGCGCCGCCTGCGCCGCGATGGCCCCATCCCCACCGCGCTGCATGGCCAGCTCGGTCACTACTGCTTCGACACCGAGGCGCCGATCACCGCCGGCACCTGGCAGGCCGTGTACAGTTCCGCCCAGGTGGCGCTGACTGCGCAGGACCATATCCGCCAGGGTGCCAACACCGCCTTCGCCCTCTGCCGTCCGCCGGGACACCACGCCGGCAGCGATTTCATGGGCGGCTACTGCTTCTTCAACAACGCTGCCATCGTCACCCAGGCCTTCCTCGACCAGGGCGCTAAACGAGTGGCGATCCTCGACGTTGACTACCACCACGGCAACGGAACCCAGGAACTGTTCTACGACCGCAGCGATGTGCTCTTCGCCTCCATCCATGGCGACCCGCTGGTGGAGTACCCCTACTACCTGGGTCATGCTGACGAGCGTGGCGAAGGTGAGGGCACTGGCTTCAACTACAACTACCCGCTGCCCCACGGCACCGGTTGGGACGGCTGGTCCGCCGCGCTGGACGACGCATGCCGCAAGATTGCCGCCTACGCCCCGGATGCCCTGGTGATCTCCCTGGGCGTGGACACCTACAAGGACGACCCCATCTCCAAGTTCAAGCTGGACTCGCCCGACTACATCCGCATGGGCCAGCGCATCGCCGCCCTCGGCCTGCCGACCCTGTTCATCATGGAAGGTGGCTACGCGGTGGAGGCTATCGGCGTAAACGCGGTGAACGTCCTGCAGGGCTACGAAGGAGCTGCCCAATGAAGGCCCGCATTATTGTGGCGGGGGCCTTGCTGGGCGCCTCGCTGACGGCTGTCGCCACGCCTGAGGTGCGCATCTACAACTGGTTCGATTACATCGGCCCGGACACCCTGAAGAATTTCCAGGCCGACAGCGGCATCAAGCCCCAGTACGACGTCTACGACAGCAACGAAGTGCTGGAGGCCAAGCTGCTCTCCGGCCGTTCCGGCTACGACCTGGTGGTGCCCAGCGACAGCTTCCTGCCCAACTACATGAAGGCCGGTGTGTTCCAGCCGCTGGACAAGAGCAAGCTGCCGAACTGGAAGAACCTCAACCCGGCGCTGCTCAAGGTGCTGGCCGCCAAGGACCCGGGCAACCAGTACGTGATGCCCTACATGTGGGGCACCAACGGCATCGCCTACAACGTCGAAAAGGTCAAGGCGGTGCTGGGCGAGAACGCGCCGGTGGACTCCTGGGAGCTGATCTTCAACCCGGACAACCTGGCCAAGCTCAAGCAGTGCGGCGTTGCATTCCTCGACTCGCCCACCGAAGTGATCCCGGAAGTGCTGCACTACCTGGGCCTTTCGCCCGACAGCCACAACCCGGACGACTACAAGAAGGCCGAGGAACTGCTGGCGAAATTGCGCCCCCATATCAGCTACTTCAGCTCGTCGAAGTTCGTAACCGACCTTGCCAACGGCGAAGTTTGCGTGGCCCTGGCCTGGTCCGGCGGCGCCATGCAGGCCGCTGCGCGGGCACGCGAGGCGGGCAACGGCGTGAAGGTGGAGTACCGCATTCCCAAGGAAGGCACCGCAGCCTGGTTCGATGTGCTGGCGATTCCGAAGGACGCGAAGAACGTCGAGCAGGCCCACGCCTTCCTCAACTACCTGCTACGCCCGGAAGTGGTCGCGCCCATCTCTGACCACGTCGCCTACGCCAACCCCAACCAGGCGGCGGACCCGTTGATCTCCGCCGAACTGCGCGACAACCCCAACGTCTACCCGCCGGCCGAGGTGCAGGCCAAGCTGTTCTCGGTGGAGATGCTGCCGCCGAAGCTGGAACGCATCCGCACGCGGACCTGGACCAAGATCAAGACCGGGACCTAGAGCCAGCACCTCGTAGGATGGTGTAGAGCGAAGCGAAACCCATCGATGGGTTTCGCGGGCTCTACCCATCCTACGTTGCTGTTTTGTGTGGAATTCATTCGCGAATGAATTCGCTCTCTCAGGGTCCTGAGTATCAATCCCCCACCAGCAGCGGACCCAGCATGGGCGTTCTCCTGTGCTGGTCATCGGAATTTCATGCCGGGCCTGGATGTGTTCATTAGAAGAGAATAAAAATAGCTAGTCTGTTCTCTTTAATTGAATGGTTGCTCCATGGAACTCAGCCAGCTCCGCATCTTCCAGGCCGTGGCCGAGGAAGGCTCCATCACCCGCGCGGCGACGCGCCTGCACCGGGTGCCGTCGAACCTGTCCACGCGCCTCAAGCAGCTGGAGGAGAGCCTGGGCGTCGAGTTGTTCCTTCGCGAGCGCCAGCGTCTGACGTTGTCACCCGCAGGCAAGGTGATGCTGGGCTACGCCGAGCGCATGTTTGCCCTGCAGGCCGAAGCCGAGGCCGCGTTGCGGGGCGACGAGCCAGCGGGGGATTTCGTCATCGGCTCCATGTTCAGCACCGCGGCCATCCACCTGCCGCCCATCCTTGTGCGTTACCACCGCGCCTGGCCGGCGGTAAACCTGCAGGTACAGACCGCGCCCAGTGGCGAGCTGCTCGACGGCCTGCTCAGTGGACGCCTGGATGCGGCGCTTGTCGATGGCCCGGTGGAGTTCGCCGAGCTGGATGGCTTGCCGATGTTCGAAGAGGAAATGGTGCTGATCACCGAGGCCGCCCATGGCCCGGTGAAGTCGGCCCATGACGTGGCCGGGCTGGAGGTCTTTGCCTTCCGCCAGAGCTGCTCCTACCGCCGCCGCCTGGAAGGCTGGTTCGTCGCCTCGCGGGTGCCCATGGCGCCGCCCATGGAAATCGAGTCCTACCACAGCATGCTGGCCTGCGTGATCGCTGGCGGTGGCATCGCCCTGGTACCGCGATCCATGCTGGAAAGCCTGCCCGGACGGGAGGCGGTACGGGTTCACCAGCTGGACGCCCCGTTCAACCGCACCACCACCTGGCTGATGTGGCGCAAGGGCATGCTCGGCGCCAACCTGCGGGCGTGGATCGACCTGCAGCAGGGCAGTCGCGACGCGTGACAGCCGTTGATTCCTGCGTAGGGTGCGCTGTGCGCACCGATACTTCGGCTCACCGGCAAGCTGGTGCGCGCAGCGCACCCTACGGTCCATCTTTGGTGTTGAATTCAGGGCGAGCGAAGCGATATCCATCGGCATTTGCACTTGGCTCGCAGACACTAGACGCCTTGACTCCAATAGGTGGTTGCCGCGATACCGTTCAGCGGTTTGACTCAGGTCAGTAGGAAATTTCTGAGCGCGCGTATTTTGGATCTTGCCGGGAGCAACTAAGCTCCAGACGAGGGCGGTCCAAGAAGCAAGGGCCGCCCGACCAACGTCCCAGGAAAGGGGGTCAAGCATGATGAAGCGGCTAGAAGCGTGGATGTGGCAATTGGGTGTCGCGCTGGGCCTGATCGAGGCACCGCGCCTGCAACCTATCCCGGTCCCTAGTGAAGAGCAGCGCCGTCTCGCCGAGCAGCGCCGCCTGAGGAAGTAACCGGCTACTCGTGAGCCCTGAGCCAGTTGTCCGCCAACTCGCGCAGGCGCTCACCGGAGAAGCTGGGGAAATGACCGCCATGCACGGTGCGCACCGGAAGGTCGCGCAGCCGTGTGAGGCTTTTCGCGTAGTCGTCCAGGTTCGAGTGGTAGGCATTATCGATCAGCGGACCGTCGTAGATGATGTCGCCGCTGAACAGCGTCGCCGTCTTCGCTTCCCACAGGCTGATGCCGCCCGGTGAGTGACCGGGGGTATGCAGCACCTCCAGGACTCGATCACCCAGGTCCAGCACATCCCCCTCATCGATCAGCCGCGTCGCCGGCGCCGCTTTTACGCGGTATTCGGCGTAGCACAGCGGGCAGTCCGGGTGCGCTTCGAACATGTCATCGCCGACGTAATCCGCTGAAAGGGTATTGGCCCCGGTGGGGGCGGCCAGGATGTCCGCTTCCGCCGGATGCACCAGACGCTCGGGGAATTCGTGGTGGCCGGCGATATGGTCGAAATGGGTGTGGCTGGCCACCGCCAGCAGTGGCCGCTGGGTGAGCCAGGGTAACTGCTCACGCAGGCTGACCAGGCCGGAGCCGGAGTCGATCAGTAGGTCCTGGTCGCGGCCCTGGATGTGCCAGAGGTTGCAGCGGTAGAAGGGCCGCACGAAGGGTTCGCTGATCAGGCTGATGCCGTCATAGCAGTGCTCGACTTCGAACCACTGGTCGCGGCTGACGATTTTCATGGGGTGCTCCGTGCTCGATGGGAATGCCTGTCTGTAGGAGCGAACTCATTCGCGAAGGGCCGCGCAGCGGCCCGTTGGACCAGTCTGCACGGGGTGACGCCGCATCGCGAATGAATTCGCTCCCACAACGGGAGGGAGAGCCTGGCCCGGGATGAAAAAAAGCCCCGGTCGGCGGGCACCGGACCGGGGCGGGAAATGCCGCCTCCAGGGGGAGGCGGCAGTGCATGTCAGGCCAGCTCGGTGGCCGCTGCAGGGCGGCGGGACAGCAGGCTGATCACCACGAAGCTCACCGCGCCTACAGCCAGGCTGTAGTAGATCGGGGTGTTGGCTTCGAGGCCGTCGGTGTACATGAATACGAGCGCAGTGATGCAGCCCAGGCTCATGCTGGCGATGGCGCCGGCGGTGCTGGCGCGCTTCCAGTAGATGGCGCCCAGCAGCGGGATGAGCATGCCGCCGACCAGCAGGTTGTAGGCCAGGGTCAGGGCGCCAAGCACGTCGTTGACGATCAGCGCGATGACCAGCACGGCGATGCCGGTGAGCAGGGTGAACAGGCGGCTCAATCCGAGGCTGGATTCCTTGCCGCCGCGCAGCTTGGGCAGCAGGTCTTCGGTGATGGTGGTGGAGGCAGCGAGCAGGCCGGCGCTGGCGGTGGACATCATGGCGGCCAGGGCGGCGGCGATCACCAGGCCGCGGATGCCATCCGGCAGGGAAGCCTGGACAATGGCGGCGAAGGCATTGTTGACGTTGTCCAGGTCAGGCAGCAGCACCTTGGCGCACATGCCGATCAGGGCACCTACCAGGCCGTAGATCACGCAGTAGATGCCAGCGACGGTGCCCGCGTACTTGGCCACGCCCTCGCTGCGCGCAGTGAACACGCGCTGCCAGATGTCCTGGCCGATGAGGATGCCGAAGAAGTAGATCAGGAAGTAGGTGATGATCGTGTCATAGCCGATGGTGGTGAAGCTGAAGGCGGTTTCCGGCAGCTTGGCCACCAGTTCGTCCCAGCCACCCACGCGGTACAGGCAGATCGGCAGCAGCAGGAACATCAGGCCAACGGTCTTGATGATGAACTGCACGATGTCGGTCAGGGTCAGGGACCACATGCCGCCGATGGTGGAGTAGACAACGACCACGCCGCCGCCGAGCAGGACGGAGATCCAGAACGGCAGGCCGAACAGCACTTCCATCACGGTGCCGATGGCCAGGGTGGATACCACGCCGATCATCAGTGCATAGGCGAACATGATCGCCGCGCTGGCCTGGCGGGCCATCGGGTTGTAGCGACGCTCGAGGATCTGCGTAACGGTGAAGATGCGCAGCTTCAGCAGCGGCTTGGCCAGGAACAGGTTGAGCACGATGATGCCCGCGCCCAGTGCGGCGCAAAGCCAGAAACCGGAAATGCCATGGACGTAGCCCAGGCGCACGGTGCCGACGGTGGACGCACCACCGAGCACGGTGGCGGCCATGGTACCCATGTAGAAGGCTGGGCCCAGGTTGCGCCCAGCTACCAGGAACTCCTCATGGGACTTGGCGCGGCGCATGCCGTACCAGCCGAGCAGCAGCATGCCAGCGGCATAGATCAGTACTACGAAAATATCCAAAGCCATTACAGGTCTCTCTTTCTATTGTTGTTGCCACGGCTTAGAGGCCGCGACAGGTGTTGCAAAGGCGCGCAACGCTTCACACTGCGCCGTTTCAAAGCAATCCCGCTTTTCCTAGTCCTTGTATTCGGGGCATTCCCGCTCGAGCTTTCTCAGCCAGGCTTCCCAGACCAGCTGGCGCTGCCATTCGGCGGCCTGGAACTGTTCGCAGGCGTGCACGCTGAGCTCGTTGGGCATCTCGCGGATGCCGCGCAGGGAGGAGGCAGCGACTTGTATTTCGCACGCCTTGTTCAGGTAGTACATGACGTAGAAGGCGTCGGCGACGCTGGCCCCAACGCTGAGCAGGCCGTGGTGGCGCAGCATCAGGGCGATGTTGTCGCCCAGGGAGGCCACCAGCCGATCGCGCTCGCCCAGGTCCAGGGCGATGCCTTCGTAGGTGTGATAGCCGACCCGCTGATGGAACTCGGCGCTGATCTGGTTGAGCTGCGCCAGGCCGTTGTCCGCAGCGGCTACCGCCATGCCCGCCAGGGTATGGGTGTGGATCACGCAGTGGGCGTCGGCGCGGGCCATGTGCACCGCGCTGTGGATGGTGAAGCCGGCGACGTTGT comes from the Pseudomonas sp. TCU-HL1 genome and includes:
- a CDS encoding AraC family transcriptional regulator; the encoded protein is MVEHIFSRATWLNSLHMSALTVALLREEGIDACDVLAGSGISEQDLVELQKLVNPEQEQQVYANAVRLAPRAVLGLALGLRTRISAYGLLGYAMLSAPTFGEALRVGLSYPVLLGTYFRLALEQDGDTVWLTATGYSEDESLRAFNTELCLGSLKVTFADLLGQALPLRAVHLDYPASAGMARPYARGFGCPVSFGAPHSAMGFDAAWLARRLPLADPVTHKEMLEQCRRQNVEFAARRAWLERVRGLLAARLQDPPGLEELARQMNCSSRSLRRHLAQQQTSYQQLLDELRFTRAKEMLQKGDIPIYRIAEELGFSETASLRHAFQRWSGQPPSHFRG
- a CDS encoding extracellular solute-binding protein, which gives rise to MKARIIVAGALLGASLTAVATPEVRIYNWFDYIGPDTLKNFQADSGIKPQYDVYDSNEVLEAKLLSGRSGYDLVVPSDSFLPNYMKAGVFQPLDKSKLPNWKNLNPALLKVLAAKDPGNQYVMPYMWGTNGIAYNVEKVKAVLGENAPVDSWELIFNPDNLAKLKQCGVAFLDSPTEVIPEVLHYLGLSPDSHNPDDYKKAEELLAKLRPHISYFSSSKFVTDLANGEVCVALAWSGGAMQAAARAREAGNGVKVEYRIPKEGTAAWFDVLAIPKDAKNVEQAHAFLNYLLRPEVVAPISDHVAYANPNQAADPLISAELRDNPNVYPPAEVQAKLFSVEMLPPKLERIRTRTWTKIKTGT
- a CDS encoding PA1414 family protein — protein: MMKRLEAWMWQLGVALGLIEAPRLQPIPVPSEEQRRLAEQRRLRK
- a CDS encoding sodium:solute symporter; the protein is MALDIFVVLIYAAGMLLLGWYGMRRAKSHEEFLVAGRNLGPAFYMGTMAATVLGGASTVGTVRLGYVHGISGFWLCAALGAGIIVLNLFLAKPLLKLRIFTVTQILERRYNPMARQASAAIMFAYALMIGVVSTLAIGTVMEVLFGLPFWISVLLGGGVVVVYSTIGGMWSLTLTDIVQFIIKTVGLMFLLLPICLYRVGGWDELVAKLPETAFSFTTIGYDTIITYFLIYFFGILIGQDIWQRVFTARSEGVAKYAGTVAGIYCVIYGLVGALIGMCAKVLLPDLDNVNNAFAAIVQASLPDGIRGLVIAAALAAMMSTASAGLLAASTTITEDLLPKLRGGKESSLGLSRLFTLLTGIAVLVIALIVNDVLGALTLAYNLLVGGMLIPLLGAIYWKRASTAGAIASMSLGCITALVFMYTDGLEANTPIYYSLAVGAVSFVVISLLSRRPAAATELA
- a CDS encoding histone deacetylase family protein; its protein translation is MLTVYSDDHRLHFGQSELVDGKLQPCFEMPSRADTVLARVRQQNLGEVIDPRDFGLEPVLRVHDAAYVEFLKGAWDRWAAEGHSCDMLPSTFPARRLRRDGPIPTALHGQLGHYCFDTEAPITAGTWQAVYSSAQVALTAQDHIRQGANTAFALCRPPGHHAGSDFMGGYCFFNNAAIVTQAFLDQGAKRVAILDVDYHHGNGTQELFYDRSDVLFASIHGDPLVEYPYYLGHADERGEGEGTGFNYNYPLPHGTGWDGWSAALDDACRKIAAYAPDALVISLGVDTYKDDPISKFKLDSPDYIRMGQRIAALGLPTLFIMEGGYAVEAIGVNAVNVLQGYEGAAQ
- the aceK gene encoding bifunctional isocitrate dehydrogenase kinase/phosphatase, with the protein product MAQQWPAEGIARLILEGFDDYREHFRQITDGARARFEQAQWPATQQAAAERIALYEVKVSETSERLRAAYATDELLDVQLWPLVKSAYIGLIDLRLDDELSETWYNSVFCSLFSHDLISDGCMFIHTTRPSLRAHERAPQTRSYRPEGRLHAALSAILDDFRFDVPYDDRAGDLERLEVQLRENLPDWVCKDPELCIELFASPLYRNKGAYLVGRINTRDEQWPLVIPLLHREDKGIQADALITDEAEVSIIFSFTRSYFMVDVAVPAEFVGFLKRIMPGKHIAELYTSIGFYKHGKSEFYRALINHLANTDDRFIMAPGVRGMVMSVFTLPGFNTVFKVIKDRFAHAKTVDRNTVIEKYRLVKNVDRVGRMADTQEFADFRFPKSKFDPDCLAELLEVAASTIALEGDVVLIRHCWTERRMTPLNIYLESASDAQVHEALYDYGLAIKQLAAANIFPGDMLLKNFGVTRHGRVVFYDYDEICYLTEVNFRVIPPPRYPEDEMSAEPWYSVAPNDVFPEEFPRFLFADMGQRRLFNKLHGDLYDADYWKSLQGAIRSGKVIDVFPYRRQERELTEAIQ
- a CDS encoding colicin Z C-terminal domain-related protein → MKQLEGWAPPTGIWGPWVVIAEQMGGPLSYKVEFDTSSGSSTFDAEVRYFQGATESSDIVVGPGTHTFTSGICACVSRIRFRSHSLGQVITVTVY
- a CDS encoding MBL fold metallo-hydrolase; protein product: MKIVSRDQWFEVEHCYDGISLISEPFVRPFYRCNLWHIQGRDQDLLIDSGSGLVSLREQLPWLTQRPLLAVASHTHFDHIAGHHEFPERLVHPAEADILAAPTGANTLSADYVGDDMFEAHPDCPLCYAEYRVKAAPATRLIDEGDVLDLGDRVLEVLHTPGHSPGGISLWEAKTATLFSGDIIYDGPLIDNAYHSNLDDYAKSLTRLRDLPVRTVHGGHFPSFSGERLRELADNWLRAHE
- a CDS encoding class II aldolase/adducin family protein, whose product is MNAQNEAILRRDLAAAYRLAALFGWDDTLYTHFSVRLPGVEPRFLINPFGLMFEEIRASDLIVVDMHGRVLEGNADYNVAGFTIHSAVHMARADAHCVIHTHTLAGMAVAAADNGLAQLNQISAEFHQRVGYHTYEGIALDLGERDRLVASLGDNIALMLRHHGLLSVGASVADAFYVMYYLNKACEIQVAASSLRGIREMPNELSVHACEQFQAAEWQRQLVWEAWLRKLERECPEYKD
- the ptrR gene encoding putrescine utilization regulator PtrR, which produces MELSQLRIFQAVAEEGSITRAATRLHRVPSNLSTRLKQLEESLGVELFLRERQRLTLSPAGKVMLGYAERMFALQAEAEAALRGDEPAGDFVIGSMFSTAAIHLPPILVRYHRAWPAVNLQVQTAPSGELLDGLLSGRLDAALVDGPVEFAELDGLPMFEEEMVLITEAAHGPVKSAHDVAGLEVFAFRQSCSYRRRLEGWFVASRVPMAPPMEIESYHSMLACVIAGGGIALVPRSMLESLPGREAVRVHQLDAPFNRTTTWLMWRKGMLGANLRAWIDLQQGSRDA